CGGTGGAGACGACGATGAGATCGTACGCTCGATCATCGGGCTGGCGGACAATCTCGGCCTCGGCGTCGTGGCCGAGGGGGTGGAGACTCGGGAGCAGGCGGAACGCCTGCGCTCGCTGGGTTGCGTGCTTTACCAGGGGTATCTGTTTGGTAAGCCCATCGGGCTCGAAGAGACGCTCGATCTGCTCGCGGATGGCCCGTCCGCCATGCTCCGACCTATGGCCTCAGCCGGCTGAAGCCGCGCGCCCGTGAGCGTCCTGCTCGCGATGGCGGTCTTCGTATCCGTCCACGTGCTCTTGGCACGGCCACCGTTGCGGGCACGGCTGGTCGGCGTGTTGGGCGGGCCGATCTACCTCATCGCCTACAGCGCCGTGTCCGTGGTGCTGCTCACCTGGGTCGTGCGCGCGCTGTTGCATGCCCCCCGCATGTTCCTGTGGGGTACGCCGAGTTGGGCCTACCCCTTCGCTATCTGTGGGTCGCTGCTGGCGTTCTGCTTGCTGGGTGTCGGGGCGGCGCTCCCGAATCCGTTGTCCGTCAGCCTGCGGTCACCAACGGTCTACGATCCAAAGCGTCCAGGCCCACTGGGCTGGATTCGCCATCCCTTGCTCTGGGGCTTCAGCGCGTGGGGCGTGGCTCATGTCCCGGCCAATGGCGACTGGCCCAGCCTGATCCTGTTTCTCGGTGCGGCGGTGTTTGGTGTCGTGGGGGCTGCGGCGGTGGAGCGGCGCCGTCGTCGCCAGCTGGGCGCCGACACCTGGGCGCACCTCACGCCCGGTCGAGGTCACTGGAATCAGCCCGCGACGCTCGGCCTCGCGTGCGCAGTGGCACTCTGGCTGCTCACGGCGCTGTGGGGGCACCAGACGCTCTTCTCCGTGGATCCCCTGGCGACCCTGGGAATCCCATGACCACGAGCTCAGTGCAGGTGAGCGGTGAGCTCGCCGAAGCGAAGGCGGGCGGCCAGGGAGCAGTCGCCGTTGCCCAGGGCGTGCACCACCTTGCTCCCCACCAGCAAGGGACGCTTACCGTTGACCGCGTTGCTGTTCACGTAGAGCGCGGACTCGCCCATGCCGGTCTTGAGTGAAATGTCGTCGATGCGCTCGCCGGCGAGATGCAAATCTGCCTCACCCGCGAACATGCGCAGACTCACGCAGGCATCGACGTCACGCACATCGAGCTCGCCTGCCCCGA
This sequence is a window from Pseudomonadota bacterium. Protein-coding genes within it:
- a CDS encoding NnrU family protein, whose amino-acid sequence is MSVLLAMAVFVSVHVLLARPPLRARLVGVLGGPIYLIAYSAVSVVLLTWVVRALLHAPRMFLWGTPSWAYPFAICGSLLAFCLLGVGAALPNPLSVSLRSPTVYDPKRPGPLGWIRHPLLWGFSAWGVAHVPANGDWPSLILFLGAAVFGVVGAAAVERRRRRQLGADTWAHLTPGRGHWNQPATLGLACAVALWLLTALWGHQTLFSVDPLATLGIP